The following are from one region of the Phormidium sp. PBR-2020 genome:
- a CDS encoding DUF4079 family protein → MDLPSFLWLWRFAAWSMGLSLTAYGFLAISGLLLWGDRRHQRPRPPWLAPVHRALGISLVVLVLFLLAIGLIGTLGHYGSLGHSWHLPAGLLVVLLVLISAWSGWQIHPKQPQMRQIHVTSNLLLALGFLAVSWSGWTVVQNYLPP, encoded by the coding sequence GTGGATCTTCCGTCCTTCCTCTGGTTATGGCGTTTTGCGGCTTGGTCCATGGGGCTATCCCTGACGGCCTATGGATTCTTAGCCATCAGTGGGCTGCTCCTGTGGGGCGATCGCCGTCATCAACGGCCCCGTCCCCCCTGGCTGGCCCCAGTTCACCGAGCCTTGGGCATCAGCCTCGTGGTTTTGGTGTTATTTCTGTTGGCCATCGGTCTGATTGGCACCCTGGGTCATTACGGGAGTCTGGGTCATTCTTGGCACCTCCCGGCCGGGCTGCTTGTGGTGCTGCTGGTCCTCATCTCCGCCTGGAGTGGCTGGCAAATTCACCCCAAACAGCCCCAAATGCGACAGATTCACGTCACCAGTAACCTACTTCTCGCCTTGGGCTTTCTGGCAGTATCGTGGAGTGGTTGGACTGTCGTGCAAAACTATCTGCCCCCCTGA
- a CDS encoding DUF1830 domain-containing protein, whose protein sequence is MAQILDPLPKGSSDPILCCYINATSQIQIARITNIQNWYFERVVFPGQRLVFEAMPQAQLEIHTGMMASAILSDTISCQRLKVTTEPETESESDPEVDGDSNSTAKEDFQNVKNHEPIPRSSPRPVGGDHKAPALASVD, encoded by the coding sequence ATGGCTCAAATACTCGATCCCTTACCGAAGGGCAGCTCTGACCCGATCCTTTGTTGCTATATCAACGCAACTAGCCAAATCCAAATCGCCCGCATCACCAACATTCAAAACTGGTATTTCGAGCGGGTTGTGTTTCCGGGACAGCGGCTTGTGTTTGAGGCTATGCCTCAGGCACAACTGGAAATTCACACAGGGATGATGGCCAGTGCCATTCTCTCTGACACAATTTCCTGCCAACGGCTAAAAGTGACCACTGAGCCTGAAACGGAATCCGAATCGGACCCCGAGGTCGACGGTGACAGCAATTCTACCGCAAAAGAGGACTTTCAGAATGTAAAGAATCATGAACCGATCCCTCGCTCAAGTCCTAGACCGGTGGGCGGCGATCACAAAGCCCCGGCCTTAGCCTCTGTGGACTAG